Proteins co-encoded in one Aminivibrio pyruvatiphilus genomic window:
- a CDS encoding indolepyruvate ferredoxin oxidoreductase subunit alpha: protein MKNLGEMLLRQDPFSEIVLGNTALARAMIESGTEVVTSYPGSPTPEIASALLSVPGEKRPFYFQFSTNEKVATEVACGASLNGHPSCVFFKSVGLNVAADSFVQLSLLELEGGLVAVLGDDPGANSSQNEQDNRHFARMAYIPVLEPSSPSEAYRYYLEAMALSRRQKMPVILRMTTHVCHGKEKVAFGAWKGGSVSTESRFDTSGGPMVPLTASALEMKRRSLARLSLAGCEMDSPAFCEVRKGTDSSRGVITAGLPFRSLLDVLEDSDRTPDILKLGAVYPLPEKAVEEFLRTHGQVKVLEELDDVLEKDIKALAFDRGIRVSITGKTDDDDRIGEYTPDKVAEVLAKTWPDMVPLRGAKRQPSLAPRPPQMCPGCGHRSAFHAIRQALAKEDITVADIGCHTLGFLPPYEMGEVLLSMGHSTGTGAGLSLFNRSRKVVSFIGDSTFFHAGLPGVVNAVFNNHNLTLIVMENGTTAMTGHQDHPGAGRNANGPSETIPVRGVLEGLGVKSIREVDAYSQGKLIEMVKEAMAEEGFSVVIARHPCMLKYTREQQRSPDYVRKSVEVNQETCDRLHVCVESFGCPSFQRDEDGTVTVSRELCIGDGSCIQTCPVKAIGLRKENRGGEKA, encoded by the coding sequence ATGAAAAATCTCGGCGAAATGCTGCTGCGGCAGGATCCCTTTTCCGAGATCGTCCTGGGAAACACGGCCCTGGCCCGGGCCATGATCGAGTCGGGGACGGAGGTTGTCACGTCGTATCCCGGTTCCCCCACCCCTGAAATCGCATCGGCGCTTCTCTCCGTTCCCGGGGAGAAGCGCCCATTCTATTTCCAGTTCTCCACCAACGAAAAGGTCGCTACGGAGGTGGCCTGCGGCGCCTCCCTCAACGGGCACCCCTCCTGTGTCTTCTTCAAGAGCGTGGGGCTCAACGTGGCCGCCGACTCCTTCGTCCAGCTATCCCTCCTGGAACTGGAGGGAGGGCTCGTGGCCGTCCTGGGCGACGACCCCGGGGCAAACTCGTCCCAGAACGAGCAGGACAACCGGCACTTCGCGCGGATGGCCTACATCCCGGTACTGGAGCCGTCCTCGCCGTCGGAGGCCTACCGGTACTACCTCGAGGCCATGGCCCTGTCCCGGCGGCAGAAGATGCCCGTGATCCTCCGGATGACCACCCACGTATGCCACGGAAAAGAAAAGGTGGCCTTCGGGGCGTGGAAGGGCGGTAGCGTCAGTACTGAATCCCGTTTCGACACCTCGGGCGGCCCCATGGTGCCCCTGACGGCCTCTGCGCTGGAGATGAAGCGCAGGTCCCTGGCCCGGCTTTCCCTTGCGGGATGCGAGATGGATTCCCCCGCCTTCTGCGAGGTCAGGAAGGGGACGGATTCCTCGAGAGGCGTCATCACCGCGGGGCTGCCGTTCCGGTCCCTCCTGGATGTGCTGGAGGATTCGGACCGGACCCCTGACATCCTGAAGCTGGGAGCCGTGTACCCCCTGCCGGAAAAGGCCGTGGAAGAGTTTCTCCGCACCCACGGACAGGTGAAAGTCCTCGAGGAACTGGACGACGTGCTGGAAAAGGACATCAAGGCACTGGCCTTCGACAGGGGCATAAGGGTTTCCATCACAGGAAAGACTGACGACGACGACCGGATCGGGGAGTACACCCCCGACAAGGTGGCTGAAGTGCTGGCCAAGACATGGCCCGACATGGTTCCCCTCAGGGGGGCCAAGAGGCAGCCGTCCCTGGCCCCCAGGCCGCCCCAGATGTGCCCGGGGTGCGGCCACCGGTCGGCGTTCCATGCCATCCGGCAGGCCCTGGCCAAAGAGGACATCACCGTGGCGGACATCGGATGCCATACCCTCGGCTTCCTGCCCCCCTACGAAATGGGGGAGGTGCTCCTCTCCATGGGGCACTCCACCGGGACGGGGGCGGGGCTCTCCCTGTTCAACAGGTCGCGGAAGGTGGTCAGCTTCATCGGTGACTCCACCTTCTTCCACGCGGGCCTTCCGGGAGTGGTGAATGCCGTGTTCAACAACCACAACCTGACCCTCATCGTCATGGAAAACGGCACCACCGCAATGACGGGCCACCAGGACCACCCCGGCGCGGGGCGGAACGCCAACGGCCCGTCGGAGACCATTCCCGTCCGGGGGGTCCTCGAGGGGCTCGGGGTGAAGAGCATCCGGGAGGTGGACGCCTACAGCCAGGGCAAGCTTATCGAGATGGTGAAGGAAGCCATGGCCGAGGAAGGGTTTTCCGTGGTGATCGCCCGGCACCCCTGCATGCTGAAATACACCCGGGAGCAGCAGCGGAGTCCGGACTACGTGCGGAAGTCGGTGGAAGTGAACCAGGAGACGTGCGACCGGCTCCACGTGTGCGTGGAGTCCTTCGGGTGCCCGTCGTTCCAGCGGGATGAGGACGGAACGGTGACCGTGAGCCGGGAACTGTGCATCGGCGACGGATCCTGCATCCAGACCTGTCCGGTGAAAGCCATAGGTCTCAGGAAGGAGAACAGGGGAGGGGAGAAGGCATGA
- a CDS encoding 2-oxoacid:acceptor oxidoreductase family protein — MKRFDIYMSGVGGQGIGLLSEAVIRAADHAGLSVCGVDTHGLAQRGGMVESFIRIGGEVSTPLVRKGSASLVLALERTEALRAVEAYAASGGVLLYFDTLWQPLDVRLGKADAVTVGDVEEACRRLNVRHLAEKRDLPDVRMQNVALLSRAAKEGLIPGVEMKHYRKALEDLLPERVLAENLKVLEGQ, encoded by the coding sequence ATGAAGCGGTTCGATATCTACATGTCCGGCGTGGGAGGCCAGGGGATCGGGCTCCTGAGCGAGGCGGTCATTCGCGCCGCCGATCATGCGGGCCTTTCCGTCTGCGGCGTGGACACCCACGGCCTTGCCCAGCGGGGCGGTATGGTGGAATCCTTCATCAGGATCGGCGGGGAGGTGTCCACCCCGCTGGTGAGAAAGGGCTCCGCGTCCCTGGTCCTCGCCCTGGAGCGCACCGAGGCCCTGCGTGCAGTGGAGGCCTATGCAGCCTCCGGAGGGGTTCTGCTCTATTTCGACACCCTTTGGCAGCCCCTGGACGTCCGTCTCGGGAAGGCCGACGCCGTCACCGTCGGAGACGTGGAGGAGGCCTGCCGCCGGCTGAACGTCCGGCATTTAGCGGAAAAGAGGGACCTTCCCGACGTGAGGATGCAGAACGTGGCCCTGCTGTCGAGGGCGGCAAAGGAGGGGCTCATCCCCGGCGTGGAAATGAAGCACTACCGGAAGGCCCTGGAGGACCTTCTCCCGGAGAGGGTGCTGGCGGAAAACCTGAAGGTGCTGGAGGGGCAGTGA
- a CDS encoding type II toxin-antitoxin system Phd/YefM family antitoxin, translating to MIITASKARANLYRLIDHVTETEEPVYITGKRGNVVVLSEDDYRDIQETLALAAVPGMRDKILSGMAAPLSECVEIDEDA from the coding sequence GTGATCATCACGGCGAGCAAGGCGCGGGCAAATCTGTACAGGCTGATAGACCACGTCACGGAGACGGAAGAACCGGTCTACATCACCGGAAAGCGGGGCAACGTGGTGGTCCTGTCGGAGGACGACTACCGGGACATCCAGGAGACCCTTGCTCTTGCGGCGGTACCCGGAATGCGGGATAAAATTCTCTCAGGCATGGCCGCTCCCCTGTCCGAGTGTGTCGAAATAGACGAAGATGCATGA
- a CDS encoding PD-(D/E)XK nuclease family protein, which translates to MHTYRNPADISGLLADRTGDPGRVFLVPSNRDRPLLLDMLSAEGDSDPEGQFGSRVRERNVWIWDDLYRALLEAGAEEKPRAQIDPPDHWLLLRSIISSLRERFAESLPPGVFSEGFLDLAGGAVRELLREDVPPETLAGSLGCAGCPQDGGCIRLDDESGILCRIYRDYTALLEERNLADSAHIPSLGRDLLAESETARERAKAFRITAVGFLSFASGQLRFLRQLLEAGAEMEFFVPGCGPGDFYTATDQFPEASVTPVEGSGPALSFSMAGGDLRLASDTLARELLLWSAGEGKIAESTGLPFPGWSAIGVCGDGEDTASAAESFTRYGLPFSLKDGVLVSETILWKSALRALDLASEGWPAGETADFLSGLLFSPFGFPREDFAASLPCGRKGWLGFLGEAAKKTLSRNAPLHAFRRALAFTDAVTAGGRPEELLSALGKLAPDREEMKGLIAGAREFPSLDGMLRTVNVAVLEAGEKERALRDLARDLGDSGRAVLRGGEAAAFLARWAETASTRTSPPVSPAMAVYQGTPPVLTSAAVWVFLGATASRWPGQVRESPLLNDDRKGILHDSLGLGRSHLPLVPEKRKQREALFRRLAACARELCLFVRPLADGGGRPLPPSPFVTEAEAGPSPWLIPAETSYERSLGDLLPPAAGETACVRGVEIPAECSPRKGLSRGDPRFLSLPLPEKVFHLSGLDDYAACPFLYYCRRMGLEPAGEELFRRDLAGNGFHRLWELAWKERLSSGGSLEELADRFFDAAYGECYPGLLSDQRLFRHRTDQREKNRRLGALQDALETSGLGEARREQRREFPLPELEIGGTVFRGRCDRMDILGDGSALLFDYKSGRATKYTKSLQLAAYSIALREGPERRSASAAVFLGLSDGSAAGAGHDGAPLWLDTGKTSLADLESQAADAMNRAAKSLASGDFPPEYDSDRCRYCSFSSLCRRRDFRAEEEDNGEGEE; encoded by the coding sequence ATGCACACCTACCGCAATCCTGCGGACATTTCCGGTCTTCTGGCCGACCGGACCGGTGATCCCGGACGGGTGTTCCTGGTACCGTCAAACCGCGACAGACCCCTTCTCCTGGACATGCTTTCCGCCGAAGGGGATTCCGATCCGGAGGGACAATTCGGGAGCAGGGTCCGGGAACGGAACGTCTGGATCTGGGATGACCTCTACCGGGCCCTTCTGGAGGCGGGTGCGGAAGAGAAGCCCCGGGCTCAGATCGACCCGCCGGACCACTGGCTGCTTCTGAGGAGCATCATTAGCTCATTGCGGGAGCGGTTCGCCGAATCTCTGCCGCCGGGAGTCTTTTCGGAAGGGTTCCTCGACCTTGCCGGAGGGGCGGTCCGGGAGCTTCTGCGGGAGGACGTGCCCCCGGAGACCCTGGCCGGTTCGCTGGGGTGCGCGGGGTGTCCTCAGGACGGGGGGTGCATCCGGCTGGACGACGAGTCGGGAATCCTCTGCAGGATCTACCGGGACTACACGGCCCTCCTGGAAGAGCGGAACCTCGCGGACAGCGCCCACATCCCCTCCCTCGGGCGGGACCTTCTTGCGGAGTCCGAAACGGCCCGGGAGCGGGCGAAAGCCTTCCGGATCACCGCCGTGGGGTTCCTGAGCTTCGCCTCGGGACAGCTCCGTTTTCTGCGGCAGCTCCTTGAGGCCGGGGCGGAGATGGAGTTCTTCGTCCCCGGGTGCGGCCCGGGCGATTTTTACACGGCGACGGACCAGTTCCCCGAGGCGTCGGTGACGCCGGTTGAGGGAAGCGGCCCGGCCCTTTCCTTCTCCATGGCGGGAGGAGACCTCCGCCTTGCCTCGGACACCCTCGCCAGGGAGCTTCTTCTCTGGTCCGCGGGCGAGGGGAAGATCGCGGAATCCACGGGACTTCCCTTTCCGGGGTGGTCCGCCATCGGCGTCTGCGGCGACGGGGAGGATACGGCCTCCGCCGCGGAGAGTTTCACCCGGTACGGGCTGCCCTTCTCCCTGAAGGACGGGGTGCTTGTATCGGAGACGATCCTCTGGAAAAGCGCCCTCCGGGCACTGGACCTGGCCTCCGAGGGGTGGCCTGCGGGGGAGACGGCGGATTTCCTTTCCGGCCTTCTCTTCTCGCCCTTCGGCTTTCCCCGGGAGGACTTCGCCGCATCCCTTCCCTGCGGCAGGAAGGGATGGCTGGGCTTCCTCGGGGAAGCGGCGAAAAAAACGCTGTCCCGGAACGCTCCGCTGCACGCCTTCCGGAGGGCTCTGGCCTTCACAGACGCCGTAACCGCAGGAGGCCGTCCCGAGGAGCTGCTTTCGGCCCTGGGAAAACTGGCTCCCGACAGGGAGGAGATGAAGGGGCTCATCGCGGGAGCCCGGGAGTTTCCCTCCCTGGACGGAATGCTTCGGACGGTGAATGTGGCCGTGCTGGAGGCCGGGGAAAAGGAGCGGGCGCTCCGCGACCTGGCCCGGGACCTCGGGGATTCTGGCAGGGCGGTCCTTCGGGGCGGGGAGGCCGCGGCCTTCCTGGCCCGGTGGGCGGAGACCGCCTCCACGAGGACTTCGCCGCCGGTCTCCCCCGCCATGGCGGTTTACCAGGGAACGCCGCCGGTGCTGACTTCGGCGGCGGTGTGGGTCTTCCTCGGCGCCACGGCCTCCCGCTGGCCGGGCCAGGTGCGGGAATCCCCGCTGCTGAACGACGACCGGAAGGGCATCCTCCACGACAGCCTCGGCCTGGGGCGGAGCCATCTCCCCCTGGTGCCGGAGAAGCGGAAGCAGCGGGAAGCCCTCTTCCGGAGACTTGCCGCCTGCGCACGGGAACTGTGTCTTTTCGTCCGCCCCCTGGCCGACGGCGGAGGGCGGCCTCTGCCGCCGTCCCCCTTCGTGACTGAGGCGGAGGCCGGACCGTCCCCCTGGCTTATCCCGGCGGAAACTTCCTATGAACGGTCCCTGGGGGATCTTCTCCCCCCCGCAGCCGGAGAAACGGCGTGTGTCAGAGGCGTGGAGATTCCTGCCGAATGCAGCCCCCGAAAGGGCCTTTCCCGGGGGGATCCCCGTTTCCTATCCCTCCCCCTGCCCGAGAAGGTCTTCCACCTGAGCGGCCTGGACGACTACGCCGCCTGCCCCTTCCTGTACTACTGCCGGAGGATGGGCCTCGAGCCTGCAGGTGAGGAGCTGTTCCGCCGCGACCTGGCGGGGAACGGGTTCCACCGGCTCTGGGAGCTGGCGTGGAAGGAGCGCCTTTCCTCCGGAGGAAGCCTGGAGGAGCTGGCGGACCGCTTCTTCGACGCCGCCTACGGGGAATGTTACCCCGGGCTGCTCTCGGACCAGCGGCTCTTCCGCCACAGGACTGACCAGCGGGAGAAGAACCGACGCCTCGGGGCGCTTCAGGACGCCTTGGAGACGAGCGGCCTCGGGGAGGCCCGGAGAGAACAGCGGCGGGAATTCCCTCTGCCTGAGCTGGAGATCGGGGGGACGGTCTTCCGGGGACGGTGCGACCGGATGGATATCCTCGGCGACGGCTCCGCCCTCCTCTTTGACTACAAGAGCGGCAGGGCAACGAAATACACAAAAAGCCTCCAGCTCGCCGCCTACAGCATCGCCCTCCGGGAGGGCCCGGAACGGCGGAGTGCCTCCGCGGCGGTCTTCCTCGGCCTGAGCGACGGCTCGGCGGCAGGCGCCGGACATGACGGCGCGCCCCTCTGGCTGGACACCGGAAAAACGTCTCTCGCGGACCTGGAGTCCCAGGCAGCGGATGCCATGAACCGGGCGGCTAAGTCACTCGCTTCGGGGGACTTTCCGCCGGAGTACGATTCGGACCGATGCAGATACTGCTCTTTCTCCTCCCTCTGCAGGCGCAGGGATTTCCGGGCGGAGGAAGAGGATAACGGGGAAGGGGAGGAATAG
- a CDS encoding Txe/YoeB family addiction module toxin yields MFYTKEALKDRERVIERGWGEKIRSIERALRENPYAPPREKLVGEFKGAYSKRINRQHRVVYQILEEDRAVKVVSAWSHYE; encoded by the coding sequence GTGTTCTACACGAAGGAGGCCCTGAAGGACAGAGAGAGGGTCATCGAACGGGGCTGGGGCGAAAAGATCCGGTCCATCGAGCGTGCCCTCCGGGAGAATCCATACGCGCCTCCCAGGGAGAAACTGGTGGGAGAGTTTAAGGGGGCCTACTCGAAGAGGATTAACCGGCAGCATCGGGTGGTCTATCAGATACTTGAGGAAGACCGGGCGGTCAAGGTGGTCAGCGCCTGGAGTCATTACGAATAG
- a CDS encoding UvrD-helicase domain-containing protein: MADGNLMTGRLRDSIGLERSLLPAQEEAVFSDTPLTLVGAGAGTGKTHTLSWRFLRALLRDGMRPRDILTLTFTEKAAREMADRIADRFKRMRDTLDPDGRLLAGAAEELSEAPVSTIHSFALNILREEALFLPSGLSARPISPPEERQFTGRAAAALDALDLQWFRNALPGERSPEEFLGESMEDLPHVLNTYSPDTTAGFAFSLANILESRGLDPEELLAAAADRDYFAPVTGRLKAVCLPQAREAAEIWLGTVLPGLPAELPGGGAYKEKLAAFRNRWRGTSPEALDAEGALSFAAELYGCLLKSLTGATGSAAKEAADLAGCRSLKEHRERFAFLWKGLAFLGTGEERLHFRLRNILLRLTALLWCCCREFRRRRGLLSFDDMIRLAAEAAAPGEEGRQVRTYREILVDEFQDTNPLQDALIRSVAGREGRMFLVGDLKQSIYRFRHADPTLFGSLILRQGEGDRYIPLQASFRTRSSLLERINGIFGHVWRNGLSSSLPQEYEPLVFPGGPDQAKLREDTALPPLDTVIRYARPLENGEGRKKTESTGEVRVRVARGLAEKLAAFRGMDVWDKKEGRMRPARWKDMAVLVPARTSFPALEMVFRSEAGIPAAFEKGKEYFNRGEIEDLAAAIRTIAFPEDRGALPAFLCTPFSGLSLEEAYALLPCGEDFPARHPGAAARLDALRAEARYSGLFAALCSLLRDQSYLRTYPAWNRRNVLANLRQALDMVREYEAVFGPDPAGCAGYFASLRSGQGTVTETSPLGDEEDVVRVMTVHSAKGLEFPIVAVADLNKAPGGRGGKGESLVASPLLGAGASSYPREWADGGEEIESATGKLASFLEKTEVEEEWQRLFYVACTRAMDCLILCSPCGLDKDGSPSPKEGSWLSLAGEEFLPVPAAAEDDPRNSRGKTEATSGEIQPVRWILSPPLADLRYERLSATSYALFSWCPAAWRMKFRQGLELAWELPSSEEFGGADLGSLAHWVLARWDFTAPGLERYLGKALPPRLPPRLRAAWNDSAERAALRGWLTVTAEGAAGRKLAALAADGSLDREIPFRVPLRDGPLLTGAMDALWREEGRVFIRDYKITAGDESLPAGDEPSWKFLYDAQLLFYGCAARSVFGEAETDIRLIRLRTGEEGAPVMPEGSWQAVEEDIRSTALRAAQGPFPPRTDRCRRCFYRMDCPFRGAAS, from the coding sequence ATGGCGGACGGCAACCTGATGACCGGACGGCTCAGGGACAGCATCGGGTTGGAAAGGAGCCTTCTCCCTGCCCAGGAGGAGGCGGTGTTCTCCGATACCCCCCTCACCCTGGTAGGGGCCGGGGCCGGTACGGGAAAGACTCATACCCTCTCGTGGCGCTTTCTCCGTGCCCTTCTCCGGGACGGGATGCGGCCCCGGGACATCCTGACCCTGACCTTCACCGAGAAGGCCGCCCGGGAAATGGCGGACCGCATTGCGGACCGTTTCAAGAGGATGAGGGACACCCTCGATCCTGACGGGAGACTGCTGGCGGGGGCGGCGGAAGAGCTGTCCGAGGCTCCCGTCTCCACAATCCACTCCTTCGCGCTGAATATCCTGAGAGAGGAGGCCCTCTTCCTTCCTTCGGGCCTCTCAGCCCGCCCCATCTCCCCTCCCGAGGAGAGGCAGTTCACCGGCCGGGCTGCGGCTGCCCTGGACGCCCTCGACCTCCAGTGGTTCCGGAATGCCCTCCCAGGGGAACGGTCACCCGAGGAATTCCTCGGAGAAAGCATGGAGGACCTCCCCCATGTGCTGAACACCTATTCCCCGGACACGACGGCGGGGTTCGCCTTCTCCCTGGCGAATATCCTGGAAAGCCGGGGGCTGGACCCCGAGGAGCTGCTCGCGGCGGCGGCTGACCGGGACTACTTCGCCCCCGTCACCGGACGGCTGAAGGCCGTGTGCCTTCCCCAGGCGAGGGAAGCGGCGGAAATCTGGCTGGGCACGGTTCTCCCGGGGCTGCCCGCAGAACTGCCCGGAGGAGGAGCCTACAAAGAGAAGCTCGCCGCGTTCCGGAACCGATGGAGGGGCACGTCTCCCGAAGCCCTTGACGCGGAGGGGGCTCTTTCCTTCGCGGCGGAGCTGTACGGGTGCCTTCTGAAGAGCCTCACAGGGGCGACGGGAAGCGCGGCGAAGGAAGCGGCGGACCTGGCGGGCTGCCGGTCCCTGAAAGAGCACAGGGAGCGTTTCGCCTTCCTGTGGAAGGGGCTGGCTTTCCTCGGCACGGGGGAGGAACGCCTTCATTTCCGCCTCCGGAACATCCTGCTCAGGCTGACGGCCCTGCTGTGGTGCTGCTGCCGGGAGTTCCGCCGCAGGCGGGGACTCCTCTCCTTCGACGACATGATCCGCCTCGCCGCCGAAGCGGCGGCGCCGGGGGAAGAAGGGCGGCAGGTGCGCACCTACCGGGAGATCCTGGTGGACGAATTCCAGGACACCAACCCCCTCCAGGACGCCCTCATCCGGTCCGTGGCGGGCAGGGAAGGCAGGATGTTCCTGGTGGGGGACCTGAAACAGTCCATCTACCGCTTCCGCCACGCCGACCCCACCCTCTTCGGCAGCCTGATTCTGCGCCAGGGGGAAGGAGACAGGTACATCCCCCTCCAGGCGAGCTTCCGCACCCGGTCCTCCCTGCTGGAAAGGATCAACGGGATCTTCGGCCATGTCTGGCGGAACGGCCTTTCCTCCTCCCTGCCCCAGGAATACGAGCCTCTGGTCTTTCCCGGCGGTCCGGATCAGGCAAAGCTGCGGGAGGACACCGCCCTTCCCCCCCTGGACACGGTCATCCGGTACGCCCGGCCCCTGGAGAACGGCGAAGGAAGGAAGAAGACGGAATCCACGGGCGAGGTGCGGGTGAGGGTGGCCCGGGGCCTCGCCGAGAAGCTGGCGGCTTTTCGCGGGATGGACGTGTGGGACAAGAAAGAAGGGCGCATGCGGCCCGCCCGGTGGAAGGACATGGCTGTCCTCGTCCCGGCCCGGACGTCCTTTCCCGCCCTCGAGATGGTGTTCCGGTCCGAGGCGGGCATCCCGGCGGCCTTCGAGAAGGGAAAGGAATACTTCAACCGCGGGGAGATCGAAGACCTTGCCGCCGCCATCCGGACCATCGCCTTTCCGGAGGACCGGGGGGCCCTGCCGGCCTTTCTCTGCACCCCCTTCTCCGGGCTCTCCCTGGAGGAGGCCTACGCCCTCCTCCCCTGCGGGGAAGACTTCCCGGCGCGGCATCCCGGGGCGGCGGCCCGGCTGGATGCTCTCCGGGCGGAGGCGAGATACAGCGGGCTGTTTGCAGCCCTCTGCTCCCTTCTCCGGGACCAGTCGTACCTTCGCACCTATCCGGCGTGGAACCGCCGGAACGTCCTGGCCAACCTCCGGCAGGCCCTGGACATGGTGCGGGAGTACGAGGCCGTCTTCGGACCGGACCCGGCCGGGTGTGCCGGCTATTTCGCCTCCCTCCGGTCCGGGCAGGGGACCGTGACGGAGACGTCCCCCCTGGGGGACGAGGAGGACGTGGTGCGGGTGATGACCGTCCACAGCGCCAAGGGACTGGAGTTTCCCATCGTGGCCGTGGCGGACCTGAACAAGGCTCCCGGGGGAAGGGGGGGAAAGGGTGAATCCCTGGTCGCGTCCCCCCTGCTGGGGGCGGGTGCGTCTTCTTACCCTAGAGAATGGGCGGACGGCGGAGAGGAAATCGAATCCGCCACGGGAAAGCTGGCATCCTTCCTCGAGAAGACGGAAGTGGAGGAAGAATGGCAGCGCCTCTTCTACGTGGCCTGTACCCGGGCCATGGACTGCCTGATCCTCTGCTCGCCCTGCGGGCTGGACAAGGACGGCTCCCCCTCCCCGAAAGAGGGGTCGTGGCTCTCCCTGGCCGGCGAAGAGTTCCTCCCCGTTCCCGCCGCCGCCGAAGACGATCCCCGGAATAGCCGTGGAAAGACGGAGGCCACATCCGGCGAGATTCAGCCCGTTCGGTGGATCCTCTCGCCCCCCCTTGCGGACCTGCGGTACGAACGGCTCAGCGCCACCTCCTACGCCCTGTTCTCGTGGTGCCCCGCGGCATGGCGAATGAAATTCCGCCAGGGCCTCGAACTCGCCTGGGAGCTTCCTTCCTCGGAGGAGTTCGGCGGGGCCGACCTCGGCTCCCTCGCCCACTGGGTCCTCGCCCGGTGGGACTTCACGGCTCCCGGCCTGGAACGGTATCTCGGCAAAGCCCTCCCTCCCCGCCTCCCGCCCCGCCTTCGCGCCGCCTGGAACGACAGCGCCGAACGGGCGGCCCTCCGGGGATGGCTCACCGTCACGGCCGAAGGGGCGGCGGGGAGAAAACTTGCCGCCCTCGCCGCCGACGGCAGCCTGGATCGGGAGATCCCCTTCCGGGTGCCCCTCAGGGACGGGCCGCTGCTCACCGGGGCCATGGACGCCCTCTGGCGGGAAGAGGGCCGAGTGTTCATCCGGGACTACAAGATCACGGCGGGTGACGAAAGCCTCCCTGCCGGGGATGAGCCGTCGTGGAAGTTCCTCTACGATGCGCAGCTTCTCTTCTACGGCTGCGCCGCCCGGTCCGTCTTCGGGGAGGCGGAGACAGACATCCGCCTCATCCGCCTGCGGACGGGGGAAGAAGGCGCGCCCGTGATGCCGGAAGGCTCATGGCAGGCGGTGGAAGAGGATATACGGTCCACGGCCCTCCGGGCCGCCCAGGGCCCCTTCCCTCCCCGGACCGACCGGTGCCGGAGGTGCTTTTACCGCATGGACTGCCCTTTCAGGGGAGCGGCATCCTGA